One part of the Streptomyces lydicus genome encodes these proteins:
- a CDS encoding L-serine ammonia-lyase, with translation MAISVFDLFSIGIGPSSSHTVGPMRAARMFVGRLKKDGLLAQTTAVRAELFGSLGATGHGHGTPKAVLLGLEGHSPRTVDVETADDEVERIRSTGRLRLLGAEIGSAHEVAFDEASQLILHRRRALPYHANGMTLAAYDATGAPLLEKTYYSVGGGFVIDEDAVAGDNPIVPDDTVLKYPFRTGDELLRLTQDTGLSIPALMMENEKAWRTEDEIRAGLLEIWQVMQSCVARGMSREGILPGGLKVRRRAASSARKLRAEGDPQALAMEWITLYAMAVNEENAAGGRVVTAPTNGAAGIIPAVLHYFVNFVPGADEDGVVRFLLAAGAIGMLFKENASISGAEVGCQGEVGSACSMAAGGLAEVLGGSPEQVENAAEIGMEHNLGLTCDPVGGLVQIPCIERNGMAAVKAVTAARMALRGDGRHHVSLDKVIKTMKETGADMSVKYKETARGGLAVNIIEC, from the coding sequence GTGGCCATCTCCGTCTTCGACCTCTTCTCCATCGGCATCGGCCCCTCCAGCTCCCACACCGTCGGCCCGATGCGCGCCGCCCGGATGTTCGTCGGACGCCTCAAGAAGGACGGCCTGCTCGCCCAGACCACCGCCGTGCGCGCCGAGCTGTTCGGCTCACTGGGCGCCACCGGTCACGGTCACGGCACGCCCAAGGCCGTGCTGCTGGGCCTGGAAGGCCACTCCCCGCGCACCGTCGACGTGGAAACCGCCGACGACGAGGTGGAGCGCATCCGCTCCACCGGCCGGCTGCGTCTGCTGGGCGCCGAGATAGGCAGCGCCCACGAGGTCGCCTTCGACGAGGCAAGCCAGCTGATCCTGCACCGCCGCCGCGCCCTGCCGTACCACGCCAACGGCATGACCCTGGCCGCCTACGACGCCACCGGCGCGCCCCTGCTGGAGAAGACCTACTACTCGGTGGGCGGCGGCTTCGTCATCGACGAGGACGCGGTGGCCGGCGACAACCCGATCGTGCCCGACGACACCGTGCTGAAGTACCCCTTCCGCACCGGCGACGAGCTGCTGCGGCTGACGCAGGACACCGGCCTGTCCATCCCGGCCCTGATGATGGAGAACGAGAAGGCGTGGCGCACCGAGGACGAGATCCGCGCCGGGCTGCTGGAGATCTGGCAGGTCATGCAGTCCTGCGTGGCGCGGGGCATGTCGCGTGAGGGCATCCTGCCCGGTGGGCTGAAGGTCCGCCGCCGCGCGGCGAGCTCGGCCCGCAAGCTGCGCGCCGAGGGCGACCCGCAGGCCCTGGCGATGGAGTGGATCACCCTCTACGCGATGGCCGTCAACGAGGAGAACGCCGCCGGCGGCCGGGTGGTGACCGCCCCCACCAACGGCGCCGCCGGCATCATCCCCGCCGTGCTGCACTACTTCGTCAACTTCGTCCCCGGCGCCGATGAGGACGGTGTGGTGCGCTTCCTGCTCGCCGCCGGCGCGATCGGCATGCTGTTCAAGGAGAACGCCTCCATCTCCGGTGCCGAGGTCGGCTGCCAGGGCGAGGTCGGCTCCGCCTGCTCCATGGCCGCCGGTGGCCTGGCCGAGGTCCTGGGCGGCTCCCCCGAGCAGGTCGAGAACGCCGCCGAGATCGGCATGGAGCACAACCTCGGCCTGACCTGCGACCCCGTCGGCGGCCTGGTGCAGATCCCGTGCATCGAGCGCAACGGCATGGCCGCCGTCAAGGCCGTCACCGCCGCCCGCATGGCGCTGCGCGGCGACGGCCGCCACCACGTCTCCCTCGACAAGGTCATCAAGACCATGAAGGAGACCGGCGCCGACATGAGCGTCAAGTACAAGGAGACGGCGCGCGGCGGACTCGCCGTCAACATCATCGAGTGCTGA
- a CDS encoding M56 family metallopeptidase: protein MIVAVWIPLLMPLLAVPAARRLAESLPPRPAAWLLTGCAALLAGCTTAALGLLATAGALRLPPVAALEHLSRPLLGDDPTVSVPAAWGAVGLLAACASAVAYRTARHHRELRAARRGTAAHPVSGDLCVLPDAAPDAYALPGGPGRPGRVVVTAGMLRALSPAEREALFAHERAHLAGRHHLFLLTVALAAACHPLLRSLRAPLAFALERWADESAASRVGDRRVTARAIGRAALAARPEAPASHRPRTVLAATTGPVPRRVAALLAPGPVPHTPALRTGFRGRRLIAAALLTCVTFSAAGALDAAADLHQTVEVAQGETTGR from the coding sequence GTGATCGTCGCCGTATGGATCCCGCTGCTGATGCCGCTGCTCGCGGTGCCGGCCGCCCGCCGGCTGGCCGAGTCGCTGCCGCCGCGCCCCGCGGCCTGGCTGCTGACCGGCTGCGCCGCCCTGCTGGCCGGCTGCACGACCGCCGCGCTCGGCCTGCTGGCCACCGCCGGCGCGCTGCGGCTGCCGCCGGTCGCCGCGCTGGAACACCTCTCGCGGCCGCTGCTCGGTGACGATCCGACCGTCTCGGTCCCGGCCGCGTGGGGGGCCGTCGGGCTGCTCGCCGCCTGCGCGTCCGCGGTGGCGTACCGCACCGCCCGGCACCACCGCGAGCTGCGCGCCGCCCGCCGCGGCACCGCCGCGCACCCGGTCTCCGGCGACCTGTGCGTGCTCCCCGACGCCGCACCCGACGCCTACGCCCTGCCGGGAGGGCCGGGACGGCCAGGACGGGTGGTGGTCACCGCCGGCATGCTGCGCGCGCTGTCGCCGGCCGAGCGGGAGGCGCTGTTCGCCCATGAGCGGGCCCACCTCGCGGGGCGGCACCACCTCTTCCTGCTCACCGTCGCGCTGGCCGCCGCCTGCCACCCCCTGCTGCGCTCGCTGCGCGCCCCGCTGGCCTTCGCGCTGGAGCGCTGGGCCGACGAGTCGGCGGCCTCCCGGGTCGGCGACCGCCGGGTGACCGCCCGCGCCATCGGCCGCGCCGCGCTGGCCGCCCGCCCGGAGGCCCCCGCGTCGCACCGCCCCCGCACGGTCCTGGCCGCCACCACCGGCCCGGTCCCCCGCCGGGTCGCGGCCCTGCTCGCCCCCGGCCCGGTGCCGCACACCCCCGCGCTGCGCACCGGCTTCCGCGGCCGCCGGCTGATCGCCGCGGCCCTGCTCACCTGCGTCACCTTCTCCGCGGCCGGCGCCCTGGACGCCGCCGCCGACCTGCACCAGACCGTCGAGGTCGCCCAGGGGGAGACGACCGGGCGCTGA
- a CDS encoding glycosyltransferase family 4 protein: protein MKITLLLHNAYAIGGTIRTTFNLAAALADRHDVEVVSMMRHREVPRFTLDPRVRLVPLVDTRVGSADMADPLFGEPAQDFPLAEKRHHQYSRLIDLRAAEYLRGTDADVLIGTRPGINVYLARFGPRRALRIAQEHLRHDAHSKPLRRELARHYRTLDAVVTTTEADAAVYRARMRLPGVPVLAVPNIVPAPVGPLSEGTSKVISAAGRLVRGKRFDLLIEAFSAVAAKHPDWRLRIHGGGAERAQLQGLIDGLGLAEQAELTGPRSPIEAEFAKAAIVASASDAESFGMTLVEAMRCGVPVVSTNCPLGPAEIIDHGSNGLLVPPGDGQALAAGLLELIETPERRREMAEAALASSARYAPEPIAERYQLLFDELHSTRVARAWQRAVGRARDRARRLLRRALRR, encoded by the coding sequence ATGAAGATCACTCTGCTGCTGCACAACGCCTACGCCATCGGCGGCACCATCCGCACCACCTTCAACCTCGCCGCCGCGCTGGCCGACCGGCACGACGTCGAGGTCGTCTCGATGATGCGGCACCGCGAGGTCCCCCGCTTCACGCTGGACCCCCGGGTGCGACTGGTACCGCTGGTGGACACCCGGGTGGGCAGCGCGGACATGGCCGATCCGCTCTTCGGCGAGCCGGCACAGGACTTCCCGCTCGCCGAGAAGCGGCACCACCAGTACAGCCGGCTGATCGACCTGCGCGCGGCGGAGTACCTGCGCGGCACGGACGCGGACGTGCTGATCGGCACCCGCCCCGGCATCAACGTCTACCTGGCCCGCTTCGGTCCCCGCCGGGCGCTGCGGATCGCCCAGGAGCACCTGCGCCACGACGCGCACAGCAAGCCGCTGCGCCGTGAACTCGCCCGCCACTACCGGACGTTGGACGCCGTGGTCACCACGACCGAGGCGGACGCCGCCGTCTACCGTGCGCGGATGCGACTGCCCGGCGTACCGGTCCTGGCGGTGCCGAACATCGTGCCCGCCCCGGTCGGGCCACTGTCCGAGGGCACCTCGAAGGTGATCTCCGCGGCCGGCCGGCTGGTCCGCGGCAAGCGCTTCGACCTGCTGATCGAGGCGTTCTCCGCGGTCGCCGCCAAGCACCCCGACTGGCGGCTGCGGATACACGGCGGCGGCGCCGAGCGGGCGCAGCTCCAGGGGCTGATCGACGGTCTCGGGCTGGCCGAGCAGGCCGAACTGACCGGGCCGCGCTCGCCCATCGAGGCCGAGTTCGCCAAGGCGGCGATCGTGGCGTCGGCCTCGGACGCCGAGTCGTTCGGCATGACGCTCGTCGAGGCCATGCGCTGCGGGGTGCCCGTCGTGAGCACCAACTGCCCCTTGGGGCCCGCCGAAATCATCGACCACGGCAGCAACGGGCTGCTGGTCCCGCCCGGCGATGGGCAGGCGCTGGCCGCCGGGCTGCTCGAACTCATCGAGACGCCCGAGCGCCGCCGGGAGATGGCCGAGGCCGCGCTGGCGAGTTCGGCCCGCTACGCCCCGGAGCCGATCGCCGAGCGCTACCAACTCCTGTTCGACGAGCTGCACTCGACGCGCGTCGCCCGCGCCTGGCAGCGGGCCGTGGGCCGGGCCCGCGACCGCGCGCGCCGGCTGCTGCGGCGGGCCCTTCGGCGCTGA
- a CDS encoding phosphatase PAP2 family protein, which produces MNHLAFGGASIDGGAYVAVTHLARHAPHGLNTVITGFSDYGLVLFAVLMLLAWWRARRSGAGAVARALAAPAVVVAAFLLNDVLKSLFDEQRPCRTLHTVTVEVCPGLGDWSFPSNHSAIAAAAAVALLLCDRRLGRIAVPAALLMAASRVWIGAHYPHDAAVGLLVGTLVAWWLTPLAGRAAPVVDRIGATRLRPLVAAR; this is translated from the coding sequence GTGAACCACCTCGCCTTCGGCGGAGCCTCGATCGACGGCGGCGCCTACGTCGCGGTCACCCACCTGGCCCGGCACGCCCCGCACGGCCTGAACACCGTCATCACCGGCTTCAGCGACTACGGACTCGTCCTCTTCGCGGTGCTCATGCTGCTCGCGTGGTGGCGGGCGCGGCGCAGCGGGGCGGGCGCCGTGGCGCGGGCGCTGGCCGCCCCCGCCGTCGTGGTCGCCGCCTTCCTGCTCAACGACGTGCTCAAGAGCCTCTTCGACGAACAGCGGCCCTGCCGCACGCTGCACACCGTCACGGTCGAGGTCTGCCCCGGCCTCGGGGACTGGTCCTTCCCCAGCAACCACTCCGCCATCGCGGCGGCCGCCGCGGTCGCCCTCCTCCTGTGCGACCGGCGGCTCGGCCGGATCGCCGTACCCGCCGCGCTCCTGATGGCGGCCTCCCGCGTCTGGATCGGCGCACACTACCCGCACGACGCCGCCGTCGGCCTGCTCGTCGGCACCCTCGTCGCCTGGTGGCTCACGCCCCTGGCCGGCCGCGCGGCGCCGGTCGTCGACCGGATCGGTGCCACCCGGCTGCGCCCTCTGGTGGCCGCGCGGTGA
- a CDS encoding GH25 family lysozyme — MLHGVDVSAYNTSYSAEGLDFVFVKATEGRSYINPHQNTQAAKARKAGCVVGFYHFLWPGNIAAQARYFVEKCASVHGDILACDWERTGEGTCASTAQKDQFLHAVKNLRPTHRVMLYCNRDFWLNHDTTSYAADGLWIADYVSAGHPRIKAKWRIHQYTDRPLDKDVADFSSKAALKKWAHPA, encoded by the coding sequence ATGCTGCACGGTGTCGATGTCAGCGCCTACAACACCTCGTATTCCGCCGAGGGGTTGGACTTCGTTTTCGTCAAGGCGACCGAAGGCCGTTCCTACATCAATCCCCACCAGAACACGCAGGCGGCAAAGGCCCGTAAGGCAGGCTGCGTGGTCGGTTTCTACCACTTTCTGTGGCCCGGGAATATCGCGGCCCAGGCGCGGTATTTCGTCGAGAAGTGCGCCTCGGTGCACGGCGACATCCTGGCCTGCGACTGGGAGCGCACCGGCGAGGGGACCTGTGCCAGCACTGCGCAGAAGGACCAGTTCCTGCACGCGGTGAAGAACCTGCGCCCCACCCACCGCGTGATGCTCTACTGCAACCGCGATTTCTGGCTCAACCACGACACCACGTCCTACGCGGCCGACGGTCTGTGGATCGCCGACTACGTCAGCGCGGGGCATCCGCGGATCAAGGCGAAATGGCGCATCCACCAGTACACCGACCGCCCCCTGGACAAGGACGTCGCGGACTTCTCCAGCAAGGCCGCCCTGAAGAAGTGGGCGCACCCGGCATAA
- a CDS encoding phosphatase PAP2 family protein, with product MTGPAGDAETGPERGAGPVPQPGRRGARPGPRPGTRTLLALAALCAALFTAVAVTVAVRHGAPLAPEVAAHRWALAHRGEPLRSAAGALTATGTGPVPYLMAVLAGLLAGRGARGRLRAVGCAVAVLAVGQAVRYGLMELLARPRPLLADWAGRASGYAFPSGHATTSALAAGLLAWGVARYAGRGPARTWCAVLALWAVAVGLTRVYLGVHWPGDVLGGWLLAGTVLSLALLLERYALPDRDAADGIPEPGGAGPA from the coding sequence GTGACCGGGCCCGCAGGGGACGCGGAGACCGGACCGGAGCGGGGCGCCGGACCGGTGCCGCAGCCGGGTCGCCGGGGCGCCCGCCCCGGCCCGCGCCCCGGTACCCGGACGCTCCTCGCGCTCGCCGCGCTCTGCGCCGCGCTGTTCACCGCCGTGGCCGTCACCGTCGCGGTACGGCACGGCGCCCCGCTCGCCCCCGAAGTGGCCGCCCACCGCTGGGCCCTGGCGCACCGCGGGGAACCGCTGCGCTCGGCGGCCGGCGCGCTGACCGCCACCGGAACCGGCCCGGTGCCGTACCTGATGGCCGTCCTTGCGGGCCTGCTGGCCGGTCGCGGCGCGCGCGGACGGCTGCGCGCGGTCGGCTGCGCGGTGGCCGTCCTCGCCGTCGGCCAGGCCGTCCGCTACGGCCTGATGGAGCTGCTCGCCCGGCCGCGGCCGTTGCTCGCCGACTGGGCCGGGCGCGCCTCCGGCTACGCCTTCCCCTCCGGCCACGCGACCACCTCCGCGCTCGCCGCCGGCCTCCTGGCCTGGGGGGTCGCCCGGTACGCCGGCCGGGGCCCGGCCCGTACCTGGTGCGCGGTGCTCGCCCTCTGGGCCGTCGCGGTCGGGCTCACCCGGGTCTACCTGGGCGTCCACTGGCCCGGCGACGTGCTGGGCGGCTGGCTGCTGGCCGGTACCGTGCTGAGCCTCGCGCTGCTCCTGGAGCGGTACGCCCTCCCGGACCGGGACGCGGCGGACGGGATTCCCGAACCGGGCGGTGCCGGCCCCGCGTGA
- the nadE gene encoding ammonia-dependent NAD(+) synthetase translates to MSDPASKTLQQEIARDLQVTASFDAEQEIERRVTFLTERLTSTGLRSLVLGISGGVDSTTTGRLCQLAVERARAAGHEATFYAMRLPYGVQADEKDAQRALEFIRADRELTVDIRPASDAALQAALDGGLTFRDARHQDFVQGNIKARQRMIAQYAVAGAQDGLVVGTDHAAEAVSGFFTKFGDGAADVVPLTGLTKRRVRAVAAALGAPRELVTKVPTADLETLDPGKPDEDALGVTYDQIDDFLEGKPVDGDAVESIVRRYRLTAHKRELPIAP, encoded by the coding sequence GTGAGCGACCCGGCGTCCAAGACCCTGCAGCAGGAGATCGCCCGGGATCTCCAGGTGACCGCGTCCTTCGACGCCGAGCAGGAGATCGAGCGCCGGGTGACGTTCCTCACGGAGCGGCTGACCTCCACCGGCCTGCGCTCGCTGGTGCTGGGGATCAGCGGCGGCGTCGACTCCACGACCACCGGCCGGCTCTGCCAGCTCGCCGTGGAGCGGGCCCGGGCGGCCGGCCACGAGGCGACGTTCTACGCGATGCGGCTGCCGTACGGCGTCCAGGCGGACGAGAAGGACGCCCAGCGGGCGCTGGAGTTCATCCGCGCCGACCGCGAGCTGACCGTCGACATCCGCCCGGCGAGCGACGCGGCGCTGCAGGCCGCGCTGGACGGCGGGCTCACCTTCCGCGACGCGCGGCACCAGGACTTCGTCCAGGGCAACATCAAGGCCCGGCAGCGCATGATCGCGCAGTACGCGGTCGCGGGTGCCCAGGACGGTCTGGTCGTGGGCACCGACCACGCCGCCGAGGCGGTCTCCGGCTTCTTCACCAAGTTCGGCGACGGCGCCGCGGACGTGGTGCCGCTCACCGGCCTGACCAAGCGCCGGGTGCGCGCGGTGGCGGCGGCGCTGGGCGCCCCGCGGGAGCTGGTGACCAAGGTGCCGACCGCCGACCTGGAGACGCTCGACCCGGGCAAGCCCGACGAGGACGCGCTCGGCGTGACCTACGACCAGATCGACGACTTCCTGGAGGGCAAGCCGGTCGACGGCGACGCCGTCGAGTCGATCGTCCGCCGCTACCGCCTCACGGCCCACAAGCGGGAACTGCCGATCGCGCCGTGA
- a CDS encoding response regulator transcription factor, with product MTHSVLLAEDDRPIRTALERALTLEGYRVTAVADGIQALAAAHRERPDVILLDVMMPGIDGLQVCQVLRAEQDRTPILMLTARVETADRIAGLDAGADDYVVKPFEVEEVFARLRALLRRTTAGEGAAAGTGAEAAGEAGEPGEASAARAADSGVVEAADLRIDGPSRRAWRGERELELTRTEFELLELLARNAGIVLDHSTIYDRIWGYDFGPGSKNLAVYVGYLRRKVDVPGSRPLIHTVRGVGYVLRED from the coding sequence GTGACGCATTCCGTACTGCTCGCCGAGGACGACCGCCCCATCCGCACCGCGCTGGAGCGCGCCCTGACCCTGGAGGGCTACCGGGTCACCGCCGTCGCCGACGGCATCCAGGCGCTGGCCGCCGCCCACCGCGAGCGGCCGGACGTGATCCTGCTGGACGTGATGATGCCCGGCATCGACGGGCTCCAGGTGTGCCAGGTGCTGCGGGCCGAGCAGGACCGCACCCCGATCCTGATGCTGACCGCCCGGGTCGAGACGGCCGACCGGATCGCCGGTCTGGACGCCGGCGCCGACGACTACGTGGTCAAGCCGTTCGAGGTCGAGGAGGTCTTCGCCCGGCTGCGGGCGCTGCTGCGGCGCACCACGGCGGGGGAGGGCGCCGCGGCCGGCACCGGCGCGGAGGCCGCGGGCGAGGCGGGGGAGCCGGGCGAGGCGTCGGCCGCCCGGGCGGCCGACAGCGGTGTCGTGGAGGCCGCCGACCTGCGGATCGACGGCCCCTCCCGCCGGGCCTGGCGCGGTGAGCGCGAGCTGGAGCTGACCCGGACCGAGTTCGAGCTGCTGGAGCTGCTGGCCCGCAACGCCGGCATCGTCCTGGACCACTCGACGATCTACGACCGGATCTGGGGCTACGACTTCGGGCCCGGCTCCAAGAACCTCGCGGTGTACGTCGGCTATCTGCGCCGCAAGGTCGACGTGCCCGGCAGCCGCCCGCTGATCCACACCGTGCGGGGCGTCGGCTACGTCCTGCGGGAGGACTGA
- a CDS encoding DedA family protein, which produces MAVAAAFAQVTGGAAGMGQAVDVLDAGSLLATFGAVGVAVVLFAETGLLVGFFLPGDSLLFTAGLLCVPGAGGAVHLALPQVLAAAAAGTLAGSQTGYWIGRRGGRSLLARSRARKLREGAARAEEYLTRYGHAKAIVLARFVPVVRTVLNPLAGALNVPARTFTLWQVTGGLVWTLGLTLAGYALGASVPNVDRYLLPIVALVVLVSLTPIALEVLRARRRPAATPGDTPTPPPGT; this is translated from the coding sequence ATGGCCGTAGCCGCCGCATTCGCGCAGGTGACGGGAGGCGCGGCGGGCATGGGCCAGGCCGTCGACGTGCTCGACGCCGGCTCGCTGCTCGCGACCTTCGGCGCCGTCGGCGTCGCCGTCGTCCTCTTCGCCGAGACCGGGCTGCTCGTCGGCTTCTTCCTGCCCGGCGACTCGCTGCTCTTCACCGCCGGGCTGCTGTGCGTCCCGGGCGCCGGCGGTGCCGTCCACCTCGCCCTGCCGCAGGTGCTCGCCGCCGCCGCGGCCGGCACGCTCGCCGGCTCGCAGACCGGCTACTGGATCGGCCGGCGCGGCGGCCGCAGCCTGCTCGCCCGCAGTCGCGCCCGCAAGCTGCGCGAGGGCGCCGCCCGCGCCGAGGAGTACCTGACCCGCTACGGCCACGCCAAGGCCATCGTCCTGGCCCGCTTCGTCCCCGTCGTGCGCACCGTCCTCAACCCGTTGGCCGGCGCCCTCAACGTGCCGGCCCGCACCTTCACCCTCTGGCAGGTCACCGGCGGCCTGGTCTGGACGCTCGGCCTCACCCTCGCGGGATACGCGCTGGGCGCGTCCGTACCGAACGTCGACCGCTATCTGCTGCCGATCGTCGCCCTCGTGGTGCTGGTCTCGCTGACCCCGATCGCCCTCGAAGTGCTCCGCGCCCGCCGCCGCCCGGCCGCGACCCCCGGCGACACCCCGACCCCGCCGCCCGGCACCTGA
- a CDS encoding sensor histidine kinase, whose product MRPPRRRTRQDGTAGAARRTGRLRARLRAWAAAWRRGGRNAWLRTRRPASLRTAFAVAFAVGAAGVTVLVGFLSYDAAARLVRVDEKSVFSEVVRDLRAQVQEKPFQPADYATSDPDHDGPRDDLTRPTRTDVQVLGAGGRVVELGRPALPVGSQERRIASDRQPGRYAQREADIGDEEYHVATVALGGGRGAVQVAQKFSETEDLLSALQQRTALLAAVVIALAGAGGWWLARRITGRLVRLTAVAESVAEHGRLDVPVPVAGRDEVARLGRAFDDMLGRLASAVQDQQRLVQDAGHELRTPLTSLRTNISLLKRFDELPPDAREELLADLAGEARELSDLVNELVDLAAGQGDDDPLSEVNLADVAEKAAASARRRTGREIAVRTVRPAVVEGRSAALSRALTNLLENAAKFDAGGTEPIEVLVTGTRIEVLDRGPGIAEADLTRVFDRFYRAPAARGLPGSGLGLAIVREIATAHGGHAFATHRPGGGATLGFTVGRGRRTGNDEGAGRRAGA is encoded by the coding sequence ATGCGCCCGCCGCGCCGCCGTACCCGGCAGGACGGGACCGCGGGCGCCGCCCGGCGGACGGGCCGGCTGCGCGCCCGGCTGCGCGCCTGGGCGGCCGCCTGGCGGCGGGGCGGCCGGAACGCCTGGCTGCGCACCCGCAGGCCCGCCAGTCTGCGGACCGCCTTCGCGGTGGCGTTCGCCGTCGGCGCCGCGGGGGTGACCGTGCTCGTCGGGTTCCTGAGCTACGACGCGGCGGCGCGGCTGGTGCGGGTGGACGAGAAGTCGGTGTTCTCCGAGGTCGTACGGGATCTGCGGGCCCAGGTCCAGGAGAAGCCGTTCCAGCCCGCCGATTACGCGACCTCCGACCCCGACCACGACGGGCCGCGGGACGATCTGACCCGGCCCACCCGTACGGACGTGCAGGTGCTGGGCGCCGGCGGCCGGGTCGTGGAACTGGGGCGCCCGGCGCTGCCCGTCGGGTCCCAGGAGCGCCGGATCGCCTCGGACCGGCAGCCCGGCCGGTACGCGCAGCGCGAGGCGGACATCGGCGACGAGGAGTACCACGTCGCGACCGTGGCGCTCGGCGGTGGCCGCGGCGCGGTGCAGGTGGCCCAGAAGTTCAGCGAGACCGAGGACCTGCTCTCCGCGCTCCAGCAGCGCACCGCACTGCTGGCGGCCGTGGTCATCGCGCTGGCCGGCGCGGGCGGCTGGTGGCTGGCACGCCGGATCACCGGCCGGCTGGTGCGGCTGACCGCGGTCGCCGAGAGCGTGGCGGAGCACGGGCGGCTGGACGTACCGGTCCCGGTGGCGGGCCGCGACGAGGTCGCCCGGCTCGGACGGGCCTTCGACGACATGCTCGGGCGGCTGGCCAGCGCCGTCCAGGACCAGCAGCGCCTCGTCCAGGACGCCGGGCACGAACTGCGCACCCCGCTGACCTCGCTCCGTACGAACATCTCGCTGCTCAAGCGGTTCGACGAGCTGCCGCCGGACGCCCGCGAGGAACTGCTCGCCGACCTGGCGGGGGAGGCCAGGGAGCTCAGCGACCTGGTCAACGAGCTGGTCGATCTGGCGGCCGGCCAGGGCGACGACGACCCGCTGTCCGAGGTGAACCTGGCCGACGTCGCGGAGAAGGCGGCGGCCTCGGCGCGCCGCCGCACCGGCCGGGAGATCGCGGTACGGACCGTCCGCCCGGCCGTCGTCGAGGGCCGGTCCGCCGCGCTGAGCCGGGCGCTGACCAATCTGCTGGAGAACGCCGCCAAATTCGACGCGGGCGGCACCGAGCCGATCGAGGTGCTCGTCACCGGGACCCGCATCGAGGTCCTCGACCGTGGCCCGGGCATCGCCGAGGCCGACCTCACCCGGGTCTTCGACCGCTTCTACCGCGCGCCGGCCGCCCGCGGCCTGCCCGGCTCCGGCCTCGGCCTCGCCATCGTCCGCGAGATCGCCACCGCGCACGGCGGCCACGCCTTCGCCACCCACCGCCCGGGCGGCGGCGCCACCCTTGGCTTCACGGTGGGGAGGGGCCGGCGCACCGGAAACGACGAGGGCGCGGGGCGCCGGGCCGGGGCCTGA
- a CDS encoding BlaI/MecI/CopY family transcriptional regulator has product MSQTPPARRRPAGELEASVLAALWAAGVPLSPAEVQGALGGRLARTTVTTILTRLHDKGAVSRSRAGRGFAYSPIQDSAGLTARRMRSELDKQDDRGTALARFVSQLTDEDEQLLRTLLEGAGGDAAPAPDAGPRTGPGAAP; this is encoded by the coding sequence ATGTCGCAGACACCCCCCGCGCGGCGACGCCCCGCCGGCGAGCTGGAGGCGAGCGTGCTCGCCGCGCTCTGGGCGGCCGGGGTGCCGCTGAGCCCGGCCGAGGTGCAGGGCGCCCTCGGCGGCCGGCTGGCCCGTACGACCGTCACGACGATCCTCACCCGGCTGCACGACAAGGGGGCGGTCTCCCGCTCCCGGGCCGGCCGGGGCTTCGCGTACTCCCCGATACAGGACTCCGCGGGGCTGACCGCCCGGCGGATGCGCAGCGAACTCGACAAGCAGGACGACCGCGGCACCGCGCTGGCCCGCTTCGTCTCGCAGCTGACCGACGAGGACGAGCAGCTGCTGCGCACCCTCCTGGAGGGCGCGGGCGGCGACGCGGCGCCGGCACCGGACGCCGGCCCGCGGACCGGCCCCGGGGCCGCCCCGTGA